Within Macaca nemestrina isolate mMacNem1 chromosome 12, mMacNem.hap1, whole genome shotgun sequence, the genomic segment ctattaggACACCAAATATATATCAAACGACGTCATTTGGAACAACAGCTGTTTTCTCTGGAATATTCTCAAACTTCCTGTTCAGACGCTGCTTCAAGGTTAAACACGATGCTTTGAAAACATATGCATCATTGGCTACACTTCCATTTTTGTCTACTGTAGTTACTTACAAGCTTCTTGTAATTGATCCTTTGTATTCAGGTGAATTTAAATTCACTAATGTATAATGTAGTTTTGTCTAAGTAAAGTTACTGATTAACATATGCTGTTGCTACTGCTAATAATAATTCTTTACATTTATATAGTGCTGTACAGTTTACAAAGTCCTTTCATATGCCTTGTCATATTTAATCCCTGCAACAATCCTCCTAATGAGgtaaatcatatttttttctttttgtagataaGCAAGCAACCCAAACTGAGGCATGTTCAAGTCCACTAATAAACAACATACTGGGAAAAGAATTGACTGTGGCATATAACAAACATCATTTCAGTATCCTACCTCCTGCCACTTAAGTTTTGTGACATTCAGCAAGTAATTTCATCTCTGAGCCTCCCTTGTCTTATCTATGAATTAGGACTAATAGTACTCACCTCACAggattttgtgagaattaaaagatACTGTAGGTTAAATGACTACCACAATATCTGTCATATTATGGGCTTTTAATGTTATTTCCTGCCCTTCACCTTACCTTGAGTTTCACAACTAGTAATTGATAGAGCCTCTATCCATCATTCATTCTTCAGGTCACTGCTTAAGTATCTTTTCCCCAGGGAGACCTCTGATTCCCTCATTGTACATTAGGTGTCTAGATACATTCTCTATATAGTTTATCTTCAAAGTATTGTGTAcacttataattatttaaatatttatctcatGTCTTTCATTCCTGTAAACTGGCCAGAACGTCAGAGAtcaggtgtctttttttttttttttttttttttgagacggagtctcgctgtgtctcccaggctggagtgcagtggcgtgatctcggctcactgcaagctccgcctcccgggttcacgccattctcctgcctcagcctcccaagtggctgagactacaggcgcccgccaccacgcccggctagtttttttttgtatttttagtagagacggggtttcaccatgttagccaggatagtctcgatctcctgacctcgtgatccacccgcctcggcctcccaaagtgctgggattacaggcttgagccaccgcgcccggccaggtgtCTTTTACATACCACTGTATTCCTAGCACCTAGCACATTCCTGATACATAgtagataataaaaatgtattaacctAGAATCCAGGTCTGGTCTGCTAGTTTAGTATTCTGTCATTATAAAATtgcttctggctgggcatggtggctcatgcctgtaatcccaacactttgggaggccaaggcgggcagatcacttgaggtcaggaattcgagaccagtttggccaacacagtctctactaaaaatagaaaaccagttgggtgtggtggtgcacgcctataatcccagctacttgggaggctgaggcatgagaattgcttgaaccctggaggcagaggttgcagtgagccgagatcatgccagtgtactctagcctgggcaacacagtgagactctgtctctaaaaaataaaatagcttctACAACAACCACATATGTTAGAGGTAATTCTCTACGtgataaagtacaataaaaactttttaaaatgtgctgcATTTAGCCTGTTATATGCCACAGAGTTTGAATTTCTGATATTCTTTCTATGGTTTAGTTGTGGTTGAGGATAGTGCAGATAACTACTCTGAGGTACAACACTGTCTTAATAGCTCTTGAGTTTTAAAGGAAAACcaaatttacttttgttttccagaaaataTAAGCAAGGAAAACTGTGTTTTCAGAAGTTCACTGATCGGCATAGTTTGTGGTGTTTTCTATCCCAGTTCTTTGGCTTTTACTAAAAATGGACGTCTGGCAACTAAGTAAGttgttccttttccttcttttttacttttttttttttttaggttaataaactctcttttttctttagctgTCTATGATATATTTGAATCAATATGTGGTCATTTGGTATTTCAGATAgctaacttttaacttttttgctCTCTACATTATAGACCTAGAAAGGCAGTTATCAGTTTAGGAGAAGTCAACAAACTTCTAATAGCATTCATATCCAGAAAAAGTGattaactcttttttctttttaggtatCATACCGTTCCACTGCCACCAAAAGGAAGGGTTTTACTCCATTGGATGAGGCTTTGTCAAACACAAATGAAATTAATGGTGATTCCTCTAGTCTTTCAGACTACGTTTGGAATATTAAATGGTCTATACCATTATGCAATATTTGAAGGGACACTTGAGAAAACTATACATGAAGAGTAACCAAAAAAAATGAACGGTTGCTAACTTAGCAGAATGAAGTTTTTATAAAGAGGACTCAGGCATTGCTGAAAGAGTTAAAAGTAACTGAACAGATAATTTGTTTCTGTGCCTTTTGCCTGGTATAGCAAATActcaaaaaatattcaataattcaatcaataaatataagTTTCATCTTACATGTAAGATACAAGTTTTATCTCCTGATGGTGTGTCCATTTTGCCTGGTATGtaacagataataaatattcagtatcaataaatataataataaaagtttcaTCTTTCCTTTTTGTATGCGGAAATGGGTTTGGGCTTCAAGGTCTCATCTGTGCAgctatatattcattcattcatcaaacatttattgagctatttctcaggcactgtgttaaatataataaacattctggctgggcatggtgactctcgcctgtaattccagcactttgggagaccagggcggacggatcacctgaagtcaggagtttgagaccagctggccaacatggcaaaacctcatctctactaaaagtacaaaaaaattagctgggcatgatggtgtatgcctgtaatcccagttacttgggaggctgaggcaggagaatcgctggaacccatgaggcagaggctgcagtaagctgagatcgcgccactacactccagcctgggcgacagagcagaactccatatgaacaaaaaaaagaaaatgaacattccTTACCTAGAAGGAACTCAATTGAGGAGGATAAGAAGTGTGAACATATACTATGAGAGGATTTGAGAGGTATACACATAATTCTTTAAGGGCACTGAGGGTATGCTTGTTAACTAGGCAGAAGGGGAAGCTGTGGTGGAAAAAAGTAACAATTGAGCCAAATTTTGAAGGAGGAATTGGAAGTTCTTAAGGAAGGTATGGGAATAACATAGCCCATTTCTCTGCATTGATACTATCTTCTCATTTACAAATTGTCTTCACTATATAGTTCAAAGAAATTGTTTTTAACCTTCAGTTCTTGTTTCCaagaaagaatatttattgagtgcctatctGCCATGCATTGAGATAGGCACCAAGGGTACAAAGATTCAGTGCTTGTCACTAAAGAAGCTTAAAATCTAAAGAGTTTACAGCATGTTTCTTTAGAGTCTGCTAAGGCATCCCTGAGCTACGCATTTATCTTAGTTCAGAAAATGAACATGGATGAGAAGAATTACAGAATGGAACTGTACATCTCATTCTCCATGTCCTAACCATATTCATTTTGAGATTTAAAATGTGGTAATCCTGGAAATATAACAAGGTTGACTTAAGTTCACCTCTCCTACCACCAGAAAGCTAAATAGATTTGTACCTTACTCCATGACTTCAGATTGTCTTTGTAATAAAAAAAGCTGGCAAGGCAATCAATATTTCCTTTAGCTTAGGAAAGCACTACTTGTCAAAGTGACTATAAGAGGCTGAAAAGAGAAATTAGGGaaaccttgaccttctgggccTGAACCCAAAGGTGAAGCCAGGTGAGCCAGTGAAGAAAAGCAACATGTGCAGAAGGTGTGAAGTACAGCTTGGAGCTCCATTcaaggttcaaatcctggcctcaTTACTTACTAACAGGATAATCTTGAATAAGCTACTTCATCTCTCTGCACTTAAGTCTCCTTATCTATAGAATGAGGAATAAAAACTGTACTCAGTCTCAAAGTAttgtattaaatgagttaatatatgtaaatcaaaACAGTACCCAACTCATAGGAAGTCTATATGTATTAGCTGCTATCTTAGTCCACGTGGGCTACTGTAACAAAGTAGCATcgactgggtgacttataaacaacagaaatttatttctcatagttctggaagctaCGATTTGGTGTCCGATGAGGGCCTGCTTTCTGATTCATAGGTAATGCCTTCTTGTGTCCTCAGATGATGGAAGGGGCAAAAGAGCTCTCtggagcctcttttataagggcaatAACCTCATTCAtggggctctgtcctcatgacctaatcacttcccaaagaccTTACcacctaataccatcaccttggggttagtatttcaaaatatgaattcaggggcacaaacatttagaccatagcagCAGCAATTATTGTTGCTATTGCTGCATATCAAGTATTATGGTCCTCTTCCTAGTCTGTAGTTATCAGTCTAGCACTTCTGTAGAGAAGATTAGAAAAGTCCACCAAAGATAATCCACAACATATCTTTCATTTGAATAAACATGTATTCACTTATTCAGCTAATGTTGATTCAACACTCAATACTACAGGTTGAGCAAGTTATGTAaactttctgtgttttaaaacatattaacaaCTGCTTTATACTGTGGTTCTAAAGAGTAAAGTACATAAAACCATACCATACCACACCTGGCATGTAgaagttgctcaataaatgtgtttaCATTGTCTGTTTTTCCTGATAGGTATACAATAATAACTAAGATATGGTCCCTCTTATGAGAACTTACCTTCACTCTTACCTCTTCATTTCCCCTGACTCCCTTCACCATGTGATTTTCCCCACTTTTGTGGTGTTATTGCATTGCACTGCATTGCTTGGGTTGTATTGTGTACtgattttctctctgcttttgtaCAATTGTTTTATCTTGCATTAACTATTCAGTTTTTGAATTTTCAAGTTTAAATAGTAAtctaataatgaagaaataatattttacacaTGTGGTTGAATTTCATAGAATTTATTCACCCACTTTCCTCagcttcattaaaaaacaaaaaaagagccttcCAAAGATGCATACCCCATACTCCCCTAGCTTCATCATTCTAAAAAACAGGCAAACTGACATTAATAAACATGAATAATTGAATCTTGGTAGCCCTAAACCCCACCAGCTTCACTACAGGAACAAAGAAATCCACTCCAAAGTCTCCCCAAGATTAGACATCGCAGAAGAAAAGATTTGTGAACCCAAAGACAAAGCAAACTACAAAACTACCACAAGAAAGCTTGGGGGAAATTGTTCAGGACATTGGATTTGGCAGCTATTTCTTGGATACGACATCAAAAGCACGAGTagcaaaatcaaaaacaagcaaaTTGGGACTACATCACACTGAAAAACTTGTGtgtgtcaaaataaaaaacagcatgAAAAGGAAAcctaaagaatggaagaaaataattgcaagTCGTACATCTGATAAGTGGTTAGtattcagaatatacaaggaacttcTACAACTgaacaacaaaaaccaaataacttgacttcaaaaatgagcaaaggacttgaataaacatttctcaaaaaagagatatacaaatggccactaagcatataaaaagacacCATCATCActaaccattagggaaatgcaaatcaaaaccatcacCTCACACCCATCAGGATGGCCACtatccaaaaaacagaaaataagaagttAGAAACCTTGTGCACTGTGTTGTGAATGttgccattatggaaaacagtatggtggttcctcaaaaaattaaaggaaaataccATGCAGTACAGCATtctcacttctggatatatatccaattCAGAACAAGATCTTGAAGAGACCTGTgcacattattcacaatagccaacaggcggaagcaactcaaatgtccttcaatagattaataaagaaaatgtggtataatacaacaaaatattatgCAGCATTAAGAAGGAAATCTTTCCACATGCTACAACATAAgtgaaacttgaggacattacacaaagtgaaataagcaaaataagcagtcacaaaaggacaaatactgtgtaATGCCACTCATACAAGGTACCTAAAGTAGTCAAAGTTATAGAAATacagtagaaagatggttaccaaaggctgggagAAATGGGAAGGAGGAATCAGTATTtagtgggtatagagtttcagcgttgcaagatgaaaaagttctagagatctgttgcataacaatgtgaatatatttaacgCTACTGAACTGCACAGTTAAAAAcggttaagatggtaaatgtaATGTTATGTGCTTTTACTACAACAACAGAAAAATCCTGCAACCAAATACTGTTTTAGACTTACACAATGTGAAATAATGAATCACCAGAAGGCTTGCATTCTAAGAAATCTTGAAGAAGTATTTCAAATAGAAGGAAAACGATATCAGATGGAAATCTAGAAAAATGAGGAACACTAGAAGTGGCAAATCTGTGGGTAAATATAAATtgtccttattttaaaaacttgtttcaaaaacaaatgaCTTTATATTATGTGGTTCATAACAGTAGAAGTAAATGTATGACAATAACTCAAAGACTAGGAGGGAAGACATGAAGGTATAAAATTCTAATACTATACATAAAGTGACATAATATTACTTGAAAGTAGATCATGATAAAGATACTCTTGTGGGGGTTGAATTGGCCCCTTCAAAACATATGTTCAAATCCTAAGCTCTGTACCTGTGAATATGTCCTTACTTGGAAACAGGGTGTTTGcaaatgtaatcaagttaagatgcaGTATATTGGATTAGGATGAACTTTATCCAATGACTGATGTCTTTACAATACCAGGTAAATTTGAGTACACAAACACAACAGAGAGGGAAAACGTCCACATAAAGCCACAAATACATAAGGGGGAACACCATGTGAGTACAAAAGCAAGGATTGGAATGACACATCTATAAACCAACGGACACCAGGGATTGCAGGCAACTACCAGATGCTAAAAGAGAAGGATCGAACAGATTCTCCTTCGGGGCCTCCAATAGAAACCAACCTTGCCAATACATTAATTACAGActtacagcctccagaacagtgagagaataaatttgttgttttaagccacccagtttgtggtactttctAAAGATAGCCTTAGGAAACTACCTGTGTACTACATATGCTAAAGCGatcattacaattttttaaaagaattataactAGTAGG encodes:
- the LOC105468950 gene encoding complex I assembly factor TMEM126B, mitochondrial isoform X2 codes for the protein MTASMHGQPSPSLEDAKLRRPMIIEIIEKNFDYLRKEMTPNIYQTTSFGTTAVFSGIFSNFLFRRCFKVKHDALKTYASLATLPFLSTVVTYKLLVIDPLYSENISKENCVFRSSLIGIVCGVFYPSSLAFTKNGRLATKYHTVPLPPKGRVLLHWMRLCQTQMKLMVIPLVFQTTFGILNGLYHYAIFEGTLEKTIHEE
- the LOC105468950 gene encoding complex I assembly factor TMEM126B, mitochondrial isoform X3 is translated as MAAFGYEAGAKLRDSGVVPVVTEEASKDTKYISNDVIWNNSCFLWNILKLPVQTLLQENISKENCVFRSSLIGIVCGVFYPSSLAFTKNGRLATKYHTVPLPPKGRVLLHWMRLCQTQMKLMVIPLVFQTTFGILNGLYHYAIFEGTLEKTIHEE
- the LOC105468950 gene encoding complex I assembly factor TMEM126B, mitochondrial isoform X1 codes for the protein MAAFGYEAGAKLRDSGVVPVVTEEASKDVKMTASMHGQPSPSLEDAKLRRPMIIEIIEKNFDYLRKEMTPNIYQTTSFGTTAVFSGIFSNFLFRRCFKVKHDALKTYASLATLPFLSTVVTYKLLVIDPLYSENISKENCVFRSSLIGIVCGVFYPSSLAFTKNGRLATKYHTVPLPPKGRVLLHWMRLCQTQMKLMVIPLVFQTTFGILNGLYHYAIFEGTLEKTIHEE